The Vitis vinifera cultivar Pinot Noir 40024 chromosome 3, ASM3070453v1 region GAACTAAATCTTGCAGATATTTCATTCTCTCGCTGATTTTCTCCCTTCTCACCTACACAGGGCACACACAACATAAGTTAGATAAACTACTCAAGAGAAGGTAAACTATGCGGAAAATCGTTTATGAACTTGCTACTTACTCTTTCGGCCAGGCTGTGGCTGTCAGTGGCCTGGCCTCGCCGTGCTCGAACATGAATGTAGTCGGGTTTTTGAACTTCTGAAACCTTTGAAGTATCTGCTGATGTTTCTCTATTGTTGttgttggtggtggtggtggttgcGGTGGTTGTAGTGGTGGTGGTGCTGTTTTTGTTATTGTTTGCCTCAGTGATCTTGGACTCCCCATCCTCTGCACATCCCTTAATCCTCTTATCTTTGGTTTCCTCTTCTGCAACAACCTGAACAGACCCAGTTTTTGATGAGCAAGTTGAGTGATTTGTGAAGTGAACAAAGGCAATGGGGCCTTAGATGGATGTAAGTGAATGACAGAGCAGAAACAGAGTTGTGGAGACCATACAGGACAAGACGGGAGAATTGAGTCATTTTGAGAGACAAGAAATGAGTGAAGAGAAGGTAAAAAGGAACTGAAAAATCTATACTTTCCGGGCTTGTTTCAGAGAAAAACCAAATGATCAAACCCTCCAAAGGTTTAGACAACAGAAGAAGCATACCTTTGGGCTCTGCACCTTATCAGCCTTTCTCTTCTTGAAGCTCTCTCTTCCGACCGCCGAAGCTATCTTCTCTGGCAAAACAGACTCCCGAACTTTAGCCTCCGCCGCCGCTAGTGGGCAACTGGAGGTTCTCGAAGTAGTATGATTCATCTCAAACCCCGAGCAATTCAGTATTCCTGCAGACTCAAATCCTGCGTTCTCCACATTAAATCCGGTTCCGGGCATCGTCAATTTCCCAAACTCCGGCCACACATTTTCCAAACCGGGGTCCGCCTTCACCGCCCGGCCCAACAAGTCCCCGACGCCCGCTGAGTCACCGTTGATCAACCCATGAAACTGCTGAGCTTGTCCAACCTGACCACCCATGGAAAACATACTAAACTCATTTCCACCAAAATAGCTctgctgttgctgctgctgctgctgctgaaACTGCTCTTGCTGCCACTTCATCCGGACTCTCTGCCTCTCGAAAACAGTCATGTCGGTACCGTTTCCGGCAACATTCCCTGACGTACTTAGGCAGTGCAGCATCTCCGGCGACGCCATGTTCATCATTAACCACCCTTGCTATCCTACGCAGTGTGCTTTCCTAGTACAAATTTGGTGCTTTAGGCAGCTATATACTCCTTCATAAGGGGTGGCGTTGCTACCTTGCGCCTATGTAAGCATGTAACCGTGTGTTTACACGGCTATTACTAACTTGCGCTTGTCGCCGGCGTTGAAGTTAGTGTGGGagtagaagagaaaaaaataataagaattgtGTAAGGCTAAAAGAGTAAGGAGGGTGGGgtatatataaatgaaaaaagtcaCCGGAGGAGTCTGACAGCAACAACCGGATTCTGACCCTTCTCACCGGAataaatgagagagagaaagataggATCATAGGAGTGAGATAGAGGGAGGGGCAACTGGGGCAGAGAGCCATCGAATGTATCCATAACCAGAGGCCGTGGGTGATGGGCCCCACTGACATGACCGCCACGTGGGCTTGTCCAGAGGTGATCCTCAAGAAAACGGGGTTTTGGGCTAACGGGCCCAGAACCATTCCGCTTCCGCTCACATGGTTTACCCACACGTGTCACTCTCCGGTGCCTCCCATTTGACGTGTCAGACTGATGACGTGGATCGTGACGACCCCCCTAAAAACGGGCCTAGGGCTGCTCTCTGATTGGCACTGGGTGCCCGGTAGTTGTAGGGTATGTCAGAAAGCTTTAGGCTACCCTAACCCTCCAGAGAAGCGTGGAATCACAGCCCTCCTCCCACTAGACAGTGCTCTCCACACGCGTTGTGGGGCGTGGACTACTGCAATCATAGGATTGCATGCTTTAGCTGAAGATTCTGCGGGTGTTAGGGAAGATGTCAGTCctaaaaatagtatattttcatttttttaataataatacaataatACTTTCACTATCGTTATACCTTTGTCATTAATTGTCAGAATCATATATCTAACTTTCTACTTACAGCCCTAACTATCTCTACTGATTACATAAACCCCCCAAAAAAAGTCCTTCCCCAAATATCTCAAATGCATGGACTTTCCGCACAACCATCAACTCCATATTAGATTTTAGATTTGATTCTAACAAAGATTTATTCTTATTAGTCAACAACGTGATTAACATCTATTATTGCTTAATTAATAGTCTTTATTTGACTTCAACATGATGAAAGCCCTTGAAACTCTTGGCTACATTAAAATAAAACGATGTTTCTACTACTCGAGACTGATTGATGGATTAGTTAAATGGAtttgtcaaaaaaaattatttgaaactaTAATTATACCGATAAGATGAAAATTGAGATGTAGTCAATTTAAGGATGATTTTATCATTTCTAAGTCTAGATTAGAATAAGACCATATGTCATTGTCATAGATAGCAGAAATTATCGACGGTCCATTTACGAGAATTTTTGTTGTGAAAGGTATTTAGATCGAGGAGAGTGAACGAAGGGGAGGGGAAAAGGGAGATATAATCAGGGGGATGGTGGGAACAAGGCCAGAGAGGATGAAGGCTACTTCCATTATCACCTAATGGGGGCCCTATCATCAACTTCTCCAAATTCTTTTCCTCTACTTTATTAGTAAGCCTCTCTTTGCTTTCTTTCTCTCACTTACTCACTCTCAATTCCATACATTCACACATGACTCAATACCAAAACTAAAGGCAAATGGGGCCTCTCTTTCTCTATCCTACTTTTTCAATCACTTTCTCTGTGGGCTTCATCCCCAGAAAACTACCCCCTACCCCTATccatttctccttttctttgctttgtgtttttcttctcctttctttaCATAAAGACAATGTATTTCTATCTTTAAtgcttcttctttcctttttaagtaTAATACTACCTTATATAGAGATTTATTGTACAAATGTATGGTATCAAAGTATGTCCACTTTGGTCATTTTGGAACTGCATGGAAATTTGGGCAAGTGAGGTTttgtttcttgctttttttttttttttttcttttatatatgtataattttgttCTTTATCAAACGTTCAAAGGCAACAATCATGATAGTTTTGAGCACAATGGTATTAATTTgtcaagaaaaattaaatgtgTGGGGTGTGCTCCaaaaatattcaagaaaaatgctttaaaaaaaattctcattttgattttactatgaaaaatatcaaatataattaaaattaattataagtttataacattttacattattaattatttacataaaaaataaatgaaacgggtccaaaataaaatataaaaatattttattgacgttaaatttattattcatatatatatataactttaaaaataaacttccCTAAAAGTTATGAATGAAACAAATAATCTTGACATTATATCAAATGAAAGACATCATTTTCCATTTGAATATCTCATGCCCATTCTCTCCTAGATTCTatggatttgattttttttattttacactGAAATTAAGAAGTTGAAAATGATTCCTCCCTGAAATCTATGAGCTCATATGTTTCAATGCCCATGGATTGTGCAGAGAATGTGGTCCAATGAGGTTCAACCACACCAAATCagagaggaaaataaaaaggggGGAGGAATAGGGGTTTGTGAATGGTGGGTGTGCAGTCCAAAATTCAATGCAAAGGCATTTGTCAGCATATGAGGAAGGTGTTGCAGAAACACAGGGACGAACCACTCATTGACATTGAAATAGTTTATTCGTATATGGAGTTAgtttccctctctctctctctctctctctctctctctctctctctctctctcttatctTATCTTTGATggataaatgaaaataaaaataaaataatggagGAGAGATTAGAGATACATTGGAAGAAGATAGATAGGTAGATCATAGAGCATCATTGCAGCAGCAGATCCAAGGGAGAGGTCAAGCCCCAAGCCAAGCCTCCCCTTCTACcttctcctctcctctcctGATCTCCCCCTATTAAAGAGAGACATCTCCAGAGACTCCTCTTCTGTCTCATACTCCATTCCCTTGCCTTCCCATTTCTAATCATTACATTTACCGACTCAAACTATGGGCTCCCTTCTCTCTTTTAATGCTTCTTCCTCTCTCTTCACACATGCATCTCCACTTCTTTCTTCATCTCTAAGGCCCCATTTCgtacatttcttttttctatcaaaatctttctcctcttcttctttatttacttattttgtttttttatgtcaTAGAGGAGAAGGAGAGGAAGGAAAACTCGTAGAAAAGAACTTTAAGGTATATTtggtttctaaaaaatattgaagaaaataattttttttatatttttataataaaaatgttactttttttttttttaaataaagaaccAAAATAGCTTTTTAAAACTCTAACATAATTATACAACTTCAAATACAATTCCACATACTAAATTTCTTACATGGGATTGTATGCTATATTCTTTCTAGTGTATTAGATCTTTTTCTTAGAGTTGGTTTgtgaataattttttgatataatatctttctctttttttttttttttttggatagtcATTTAaatgtttggttcttaaaaaaaatgaaaaataaaataaagaaaagaaaatagaaattaaaaataacatgaaaaaagaaaaaatatttaaaattaataaattatttttatatgttttttcaaatttattctccttatttttcctcttattcatataaaaaaactaaataattttaaaatacatacacAAAAATTACCTATGTTTTTATCTATGTTAGGtaagataaaaaatatcttttagaaaatttattataaagaatttttaaaatttttaaaatttctccaAAACTCTTAATTTGTATTACGAAATAACGAAAATagataataagaaaaaacataGAATAAGAATATATagatttacatggaaaacctaaaaggaaaaaatcataggtaaagaaaaagaaaatccattatACCAAAAAATTGGTATAAGGGGGAGAATTGTGAACGGTTAGAGAAGAAACATAATCATCATCATAACCCTAAAAATATACATTATACATAGGCGAGAATAATAAACAAAGTAGGTCCATATCGCGAGAGCGAAGCCTCTGCACCCTCATTGAGATCTATGGTGGGTTACGGGGTCGGGCTTATTCATATCAAGTTGGACTAAAGAAAATTCAGGTCACCAAACTCTaaccatttgaaaataaatatcttccttaaatagattttaaataattatatttttaaataaatattttaatactttATACTAAATGGGCGTtcattaaatatgtttaaaatcgTTTAAAATCATACCTCACTTGGGAGGACGTGACCTATGTACATTGAATCGCGTGACATCTAATGATCTTATAAGAAATCCATATTAATAttcttagttttattatttttgttttttctcataAATAATGTTGTGGGATTCTTGGGAAATTGCTCTTCTACCCATCAGATCATTCATggatactttttctttttctattatatctatatacttgaatttattaatttggttccataataataataataattagacaGAAAATATTTCAGAAATTTTCATTTGCCTTGGTGTCTGCTGCTCACAGTGGCACGTGTCCTAATAAAATGtgtgattaaaattttaatattttaaaaataatataggtattttaaaattaagatataatttCATTCTAAGAATTATTTGGActtataaaaaacattttttgaagaaaaataaatactaattaATTTGGATATTGCTCAGAACATTTATGCATGCATGACTTTGgaacttgaaaattattttttgctaaatcaataattaaagaaaactatAGCATAGATGGGGAaagaaaagattatttttttttaaagaaaatagcaAATGAAATAATGAATGGTAGACCAAAGGAAGGGCACAGGCCTATACCCTCCATAGCTAGGGAGACACTGCCCAacaaaattgaagaattttccTCTTAGGGCCAGGCAAGAGGTGGGTGGGACCATGAAAGGGTATAATCTCAAAGGGCATACAGACCCATCTGCCCATCTCAAAGGGCACTTCTTCCCAGCTGGGGTTGGCCCTTTTGTTGTGATTTCAGACTTCTCAGGCAAAAAAGTGTATGAAAGCTATGTATCAATACTCCACtctttctaattattattaattttctcttcctttatttcattttcttgtgtACTTTTCTTGGTAAAATGTCAAAACCAGCCTGCTGGATCACATTAGCTTTTATTCCTACCCATCTCCAAAAAGGCAATTCATTTAAAGGCATTACATTGATGTGCCAGACTTTTATTTATGTattgcaaaaaataaaacattcttCTTTTATGTCcaccttaaatttaaatttaataagaattttattgataatataaGCATTAAGTATCCATTgtggatatatatattttttgttttaaatagtaataatttttatatgagatgaatttttagaggcttatattaaaaaaaaaaattacactgaaaaaaaaaataacgattttaaaaattgtttaaaaaaaattaaggtataaaaaatttttagtgcctcaaaattttaaaaattttgaaaatgtcttCTAAAGATATAAagtaaatttagatttttttttataaaatgttttaattttatattattttttttaattttacttaaaaaaacccaaaaaatgtacattaaattgtttcatatttaataGAACTTTTATATATGAAGAATTTTTTcactaaaaatcaaaattttaattttaagttttatttataaaatattattaaaaaatgcaaatatattataaaattttaattatgatgATGAGAATATGTTTggttcataaaaaatttaaagaaaaatgccgaaggaaagaaaaaaaaaactcaataaattaatttttatttattaattcaaatttattttacttatttcaatttttttatataaaaattaaataatttaaaaatgcataactttctgattattttttaatgtatttaatttttaaaatttttaatagtaaatcaaacataagaaaataattttttttaaacatttttttcattaaaattttcttggaattattttggtttttgaaaaacaaaaaaggttaAAGCaatgattctattatttttgtgaatgtaaattgttttatatttaataaaactttcatATTAATATTACCTTTCCAAATCATGGTTTTAGTGTCTATTAGTGCATGTTAGGCAATGAAATCTAGAAATTTagatgaaaaaggaaagagaaagaatGATGATTAGGGAATTGAGGATAAGGAAGGAGACATATGGAGGAGAAATGATTCTTGCTTTTTAGAGGGGGATGGTTGGGTGCATGAATCAGTAGGAAATGAGTCAATAAGCAAAAAGGGGAGGTCAAAGACATGATTTTTATATGTCAGATTGCAATAGCAAAGACAAGTTTCATGTCCAAGCATCATCTTCCCCAAACCAACATACCCACTCTTCCTACAAATTTTCCtttgataaaaacaaaaatcaaaagggAAC contains the following coding sequences:
- the LOC100252098 gene encoding transcription factor bHLH63 gives rise to the protein MMNMASPEMLHCLSTSGNVAGNGTDMTVFERQRVRMKWQQEQFQQQQQQQQQSYFGGNEFSMFSMGGQVGQAQQFHGLINGDSAGVGDLLGRAVKADPGLENVWPEFGKLTMPGTGFNVENAGFESAGILNCSGFEMNHTTSRTSSCPLAAAEAKVRESVLPEKIASAVGRESFKKRKADKVQSPKVVAEEETKDKRIKGCAEDGESKITEANNNKNSTTTTTTTATTTTTNNNNRETSADTSKVSEVQKPDYIHVRARRGQATDSHSLAERVRREKISERMKYLQDLVPGCNKITGKAGMLDEIINYVQSLQRQVEFLSMKLAAVNPRLDFNIDNFLAKEVFPACAANFPTIGMSSEMTNPSYLHYDPIQQVATCGVEMGINPAEIALRRTISAPVSIPDTFLDSCFTQIQPSSTWDADLQNLYGPEFHQGRLMSFPSQAAFTGPIDASNLKMEM